GGGAAGTAGTTTAGAAATAAAGTTTGGAAAACTGATAGTTTCTCAAAAGAGTCACCATATTTAttacccagcaattctacttttaggTATAAACCTCCCAAAGCtaaaaacatatatccacacaaaaaacTTCATaggaatgttcatggcagcattgtTTCTaagagccaaaaggtggaagcaacccaaatgtccacaaactgaagaatggataaacaagatgtggtgtatccacacaatggagtattgttCAACCGCATGAAGGATGCTGACACAGGCTGTAATATCAATCTTGGCAATACTATACAAAgcgaaagaagtcagacacaaaaggccacatattgtatgattccatttttatgaaatattcagaacaggcaaatccatacagacagaaaataaacCGACGGTTGCCTGGGgctgaaatgaaggaaaaatgggaagtgactgctaatgggtaaaGAGTTCCTTTTGGGGAGGATGAAAAAGTGCTGGAATTAGAGTGGTAAGGGTTGCACAACTCTACATATACTAAACCCaatgaattatatactttaaaataatgaactttatggtatgtgaatttcaatttttttataaaaagcccTCCTTAGAAAATTGATTTCCTCACTTCTATTTCAGACCACCTACTGGttcatgaaaacagaaacatttgcAATGATACTTGACATTTATAATCCattaaaacaaatactataataaaatttctttttaaccaaATTATTTATACGTATCAGTTGATCGTCCACTTGTATTTAATTTGCCTCTAAACAAAATCTGAAAGTTCCTCTGagttcatgatttattttttgaatttatatttttcttaagtgaCTAAAGCTAAACAAATgtcttccttttgaaattttagcAATTCTGTCATCAAGAAACAGGTCAAAGTATTGCTCTTGCAGTGACATTCACACAGCCATCTTCAAGGAGTACTTTGAAATTTAATTCCTTCTTCATAAGACAATAAAAAGGCTAAGTGAGCAACAATTTTTCAGTATCAGTATTGCAATATAATATGTATAACCAGATGCTTCAAGCCATGTAACAAATGCAGACTTTCTTTCCCCTAGAATATAAATAGGATTCCAGGCTTACTCTCTTCAGTAACAAGAATTGATGTGAAATTTTTTCAAagctctccaaaaaaaaaaaaaaaaaaaagaaaatactctttaTCGTCACCTTCTGTAATGTTGTTTTGCATTCTGATTTTTGGTATCAGAAGACTGTAACTTTGTGTTAGCACTATAATCCATAATGAACTCTCCATcagctttgaaataaaatattaatcccAGTCTGATATCATTGGGTAGTACTATACTATACATAGATCCATAGAAGTTAAACAGGAATGATCCTTCTAAAGATGCTAAGTATGTGGAAGAGGGCttaaatacttaagaaataaagATCAAGGACGGCCACAATCAAGCTACACATGAAAAAGCATCAGATGACAAGAGGGTaacatgattttcatttttaggttCAATGAAAATTGCATATGTTCAGTTTTTACTCTTAAACACAAGTGGCTTATCCTGTACCAGGGATGCCAGCCCCAAGAAAGACAGGAACACAGAAAGGATGACCTTAATCAActtcagtattatttttgtatttaggtGTATAAAATCTATCCACTGCTTCAGTAACCTTAGGAGGGAGCAAGCCTAAGAGatgaaacatttatatattttgattaaattATGCTATTACCTTATAAAACGATGTTCAACATCTGTTTCCTTAAAAACAGAGCACTGAGGGGTCTCTGATAAGTAACCTAGCTGAGAGCTAAAATGCATAGAGAATCCTTAAGACTGTAACATGGCAAGGAGTTCTTTTGTATTATGTGTATTCAAAGGGTGGTGGTGTAGTTCTAACTGAACAACACcttgataaaacaaaaaatgggagaaataaaaattgatctCTGAATCAAACGTGCACCACCTTCCAGTAGACTGAATAGCTGGGAAATACAGGTAGGGTAAGGAGAAGACAACTGCTTATCAGAGTCCAAAGAACAGTTAGAACAacaaactgttttttgttttttaaacacataGGCCTCAAAAAACCGTttcaccagttttgttttgttttttttaatatagcacATCTTTTCTAAATAATTCTCACTTTTCAttccagaaaatataagaaaccGTTTGCAAGAACTCACAATATGCAAACATGTTTCTCTAAGGCCATGAGCTGGTTTGCTAAGTTGCATTGTTTTATTCAAGTAAAAAGCCCTTCTAGAATAAGGGGTCTGTAGAGGAAACCAATCACCCTCAATTCTCTGGCCTGCACACTTGTTAGGATCTCTATCACTCTGAAAGCCAAAAGGTAGAATGCTCACTTGAACATTAGCAAAATGGACTGtatttacacttttttaaaaaaactaatgcaTGTTAAATTTTTCTGGCAATTCTTTTTGTatgttacaaaacaaaaaaggaaaagcttaGAATAAGAATGCTTTTTCTTAGAAAGGTCAAACAGATACTTCTTGACATCATGTCCTTTACACAATGGCATACTGTTCATATAAAAGGTCTCTTATCCTATAAAAATCTTGACAAAGGCAGCCTTCTAATCCAATGCGTCCAGTTTCCGTCtagaaagtaaaagtaaaaaaaaaaaaaaaaaactctttagcACATTTCCTAATCATCAATATGCAGACATAATAAACAAGATATATTAACTGGGTTATTTGCTGATTGGTCTGGAATGGGTTGCTCTGCATAGAACACAGATAGAATATTCGAGTCATGAATCTAACATAGACATGTAAATGTCagaattcaaataataaaaatttacaataaaattatACATCATTTCTTTGATAGTAACTTTTGTAAGCCTTCAAGGTCATcattatgaatataaattatgGTCTCCAATTTGTGAAACTACCAGTCAAGAATTACAGAATTCAAAATGGCAATGCATCAGAAAGAAGTACTTGTTCAACTCATCCCTTATTAAAAACACTTACTCTACGGACTGCTACTTGGTTGTTGCAAACAAGTACACCTCCTACAAATTCAGCTTGAATCCCCTCCCGTAAAAGAACTTGCTTGAAGTCTGACAGTCTTGGTTCGTTCATAAAAACTGACTGATGTCCAGGAACCTTAGAAAAGGTTAAAGGGGAAAGAATCACTTCAGATAAAACAGCAGACACACAGCTGTACTGAATAAAGTGAAGTAACTAACACAGGATCTCTAAGATACTTTCTGTCATCCTCTGAAGACCTCTGACAGATCGTATGAAGGCTGCAAATCACACTCCAAGTTGTTATTCTGAATTTTACCTCCTTATTTAACATTACAAAGCCCTTCACATTTTCTGAATGTTTCCCAATCAATTTTTATTAGTCATgcctcacagaaacagagagacattTGCTGATGTGATGCTCTCCACTCACCCACTTGCTTGAGGGGGTCAAGGAGAGTGCCAGTAGGCAGAACTGAACCAAAAACTTGGTTTTCTAGATCCAACTCCTTCACTTGGTTCTGAGGGGAGTTCTTCCCTGATCCCACTTTCACCTTCCTTCCTCCCGGAGAGTGCATGCCAAAAggttttagaatcagaaaaacaaGCGGCTCAACCTATTGCTGCTACTCGGAAATTGCCTTGAAGAGCACTAGCTTtagcacacacagaaaaaaagattcttattcCTCCCCCAATCTCAAGAGCAACACTAGAAGGGAATCCAGCGACACAGGCTGTCCCTCTACTCCTTCCTGCACAGAAAGCCTGGAGTCCCCTGACATGCACACACGACTCTGATGACACACTTTTAACACTGTTGTTGTAAGTTAATTACCAGAAATCTTTGCTAACTAGGGTATCTCCTGAGAACATGtaaatactaaattaaaaatttatctgtGCTTAATAAAAGATTTCTAACTATATCAAACCAAAAATGATTTCAGCTGAATTGACAACATACAAAAATGGAGGACAAGAGTTTCAGtcttagaaaactataaatctTCTGACTGGAAGCAGGTATGTGATATAATCCTcacaatcaaaatttaaaatctgaaaaaataaattatgaaacaatAATGTATCtataatatttgttaaacatttcctttaaattatCATTCCCTTGCCATCCAGGATATATACacatgcttgtgtgtgcacacacaaccACATCTTAAGTAATCTTTTTCTAAAACTCCAAAATCAGCCTACAccaaacacattattttttttttttttaagatttttatttatttatttatttgacagacaaagatcacaagtaggcagagaggcaggcaagagagggggaagcaggctccctttcaagcagagagcccaattcggggctcgatcccaggaccctaggattatgacccaagccaaaggcagaggctttaacccactgagccacccaggtgcccccaaacacatattttagagttaaaaatataaaagaaaaatccaaaggatggcaaatgaaggaagagacagaagcagcATGTGCTTGTTTACCTCATTTGGGGGTAAGGGTTCCAAGGTCGGAATGATCTCACTCTCTTCACCTGTCTCTTTCTCATCATCCCCGAACAGACTCTTCATGGCCTTCTGTTGTGCTATAACGCTAGAATCCGAAGGAGCGTCCACTTGCATTTCTGAGTCCTCTCCATCATCCTTCAGTTCTCCTTCTTCTAAAATAACTCCTGTGTCCACTTTGGAAACTCTCATATCCAAGACACCATCTATCCAAGCTAATTCGGCATCTTTTGCCTTACAAAACTGAAGGGAGCTGACAAGTGAATCTTTCAATCTCACCTAGACATGATgcaaaagggagggagagatgaaacCCTGAGTataaattaacaacaaaatataaccagttattattatttgctaATTCTGGTAATGCGTATTAAGATTCGAAAATCTTTCACTCGTCTGATCTTCACAGTGACTGGTAATGACCTAGTGACCTGTGAAATCATTAGGATCCCTGTCTACTTCCCAAAAGGTTCTTAATCCTTGGTTGCACCCTGGGATCACATGGCAATTTCTTAAATGACATGTTAATGCCAGGTTCTACCTTCAGTGACTCTAACACAAATGGTGAGACTAAATCCAGAGCACTGagtccccccaccacccctcaaGTTCCCCAGATGGTTCTCATGTGCAGCCAacattgagaaccactgataaGCCTCATCCTCTAGTGGTTGCTGCTCTTCAGGAGTACTGAATTACTTACTGTTTCCTTCATTACCATGAATTCACACATCCTTATTCTTGGAACGCCGCTTCCTCTTTTCTGCCCAGAATAACTTTGCTGCCTGGTGAATTCCAACCCATTTTTTCCAACCAAATCCAGACATCGTTCCTGCTTTAACTGACACCATCCCCCCAACCAGATAAAAATCTAACCTCTCCTCTGTGCTACTCCTATTTTTTATAcctgcctccattttttttttcaattaggaATAGACCCTTGATATCagtgaatttttataaaacatgtgAATTCTTGAATACTCCCCATTCCCCTCTTGCATACCTCACCGTCACACTTCCACaaatgctgttccctctgcctggaatacccTTTCCCCTTCTCTATACCACCCTGAGGATCCATCTAAACATCTGTTAGGATTCAGCTTAGTCATCACTGCCTCTGGGAAATCTTTTGTAAACTTCCAAATCTGGGTCGGGGTCTCACAACATCCTGTACTTCCTCTATCAGAGGTAATAACAATGTGATAAATGATCTTTCCTTATTATAAGCCCCACTGACCATAAGATCTATTAAGTCAAGGGGACCATGTCTGTCTCACTCACCACTGAATTCCTAATATACCTGTCCTCATCTGCAACAAAAAGTCTTTGTTTCTGTGTGGCTCAAATGCCAGTGCACTTACCTGGTAGATGTGAGTTTCACTAGTGGCATCAACTGTTTCGTGTAGCTTTGGCATGTACACTTTAATATCTTTCCCACCGAATGCACGACAGCACTCTGCGAGATCCTGACTAGCCTCTGGTGGTCCATGGACAATGATCAGCTGTCGTGGTTTCATCTgattaataatctttttaatggaaTCTCCATCAGAGCGTCCTTCATAATCTATGTAAGTAACCCTGGCTCTGTAATTAGACAGGATAATTCAAGCTTATTTTTCTATAAGTTAACTCCAAAACTAGGTTATTAATGGCTTTTATCCGGAAAGAAATGTATAGGATATATAAAATGAGGATTTTAGAAATACACATGTCACACTGTTGATATGTATTTGAATGGGATTATTCAGTagctcttagaaaaaaaaaactcactatataaagaaaaataaaactggatccTGATCTAATGTCACATGCAACAGCAGGCTGAATTGAAACcataaaagagaaatgtaaatatttacatttaataagataaaatgtaTGAATTACGTTTGTGACTATGGACAAGGAGGGACTTCTTTATGTAATCACaaaaacataacagaaaatattatttcattacatcaaaattaaagatatttttaaacaaagtagaCCATGGACAACTCTTATAAACAAGTTAACAGactgggagaggatatttgcattGTCTGAAACCAAccagggctaatatccaaaatatacaatgaaCCTCTGTAAGTAACAAAAAGGCAGCAACCTCTagagaaaaatgcacaaaagcCAGGCACTTGGaattcacagaaaacaaaaaaggtaagaaGCATTTGAAGAAGATAAACTAATAACCACAGTAAGACAAATTTAAACAGTAGTGATACATTACTCTATACCTACCAGGCTGGAAAGCTTTAGAGTTAGATAATGCCAAATGCTGTTAGGGAAAGAGGGATGAAAAAAGCTTTCTGTTCCACTAGCAAAAATATAAACTGATACAGCCATTCAGGAGAGAATTTTCTGATACTGTTAATAGACATTATTTAGATAACAGCTATACCTCAAAATACATACTAAAGAATAGCACTAGACAAATAAACCACTGTGCTCtctaatgacttaaaaaaaattccagaatgaTGATTTACTGCTGTTACAActgtaacaaacaaaaaaaaggtttatttactaCTTCGGGTTATAGTAACATTTTTAAGACATTGGAGCCCTGGAGATGTTTAAGTCAAGGAGTATGCTTATGaaacacttagaaaaatgaaacttgtgACCTGCGTAAGTTCACATGCTACCAGACTTAGTAAAAAGGCCagaatgtggggtgcctgggtggctcagtgggttaaagactgccttcagctcaggtcatggtctcagggtcctcagatcgagccctgcatccagctctctgctcagcagggagcctgcttctccctccaccctctccctgcctctctgcctactcattgtgatctctgtcaaataaataaataaaatcttaaaaaaaaaaaaaaaaggccagaatgtttctttgtataaatacataatttaatgTTTAAACCCCACCTCACCACCCATTCAATCACACTGGAATTCAAATAccattaatgaaaacaaaatgccacCATACTTCACAGGTCTTtgcatagaaaatgaaattaaattttaaaagtacaaactTACTAGAGGATATTCAGAAATTTCCCTTTTGAAACaatgtaaattatataattcaagttcttaaaattttatcttataatCTAGTTTCAAAAATGCAACAAAAAGCACTTACTTTATTTCGATAGACTCTGTCGTAGAAATACACTTGGTAGGAACATCAGATAAATCCTGATCCATGGGTTCATCTCCGTTTGTCAAGCCAGAttctaatttgcttttctcttcttcagtCGCTTGAAGTTCTGGCACTAAGAAATCCTCTGGTCTAAATTATAAGTCTCTAATTAGAAGCAGTAACGAGCAAgctaataatattatataaatttgtaaatagTAGATGGCACAAGTTTCAGACGCCTCACGTATCTCAGATTTAAGTATACAACTTATGCAAAGCTAATGCAACTTTATAATATCAATTACCAAATGATATATTCTGTTCCTCCTGACCCCCGAGGAATGCTCTTTAAAACACACCATGGGGGCAAGTAAAGAGACCTACACCATTAGAAGATCTCTGTGGCTACCTTAAGTACTATTACAACGTGGCCCTGCATGTTTCAGTCATTCTTTCCCTCCATCTCTATAGTTTCTCTTGCCAATTCCCAGTTCTTATAAATCTTAGCTTCTGATTTCTGTAAGAGCCCCAGTTATCCCACCTGTGCCCAAAGAAAGCGTATGACTCCCCGTTGGCACATTACCATTAAGACTGAGATACAAAATCATGAGCTTCCTCAAAAGCCTTTACTTTCATTTCATGAGATGAATGAATGCATCTATCTCTCCATTTTTACTTCCAGTATGAGAGAGAGTTgtatgttaaaagtaaaaaaacagggtcacctgggtggctcagttggttgaacaaatgactgttggttttgggtcaggtcataatctcggggtcatgagatcaagcccagtgttggacTCCCATGCTCAGCGCCAAGTCGGCTTGagatcctctctttccctctgcccctcaccactcccacactctctctcccctctctctttctctaaaataaatgtcttttaaaaatttttttaaaaaacttaaaaatgttctCGCTTACCTCCCATAATTATCAacgccccacccccaaatccactCACTCTCCTCTCTCGGAATGCAGGCCTCTGTTATCCAACACCTAGATTGCTATGTAGTTTCTCAGATCCTGGAGTCCAACTTCTCCCTCTGTAATCCACATAATAGCAGTAGCAACCACTTAAAGTACATTTACTAGGAGTCACGAGTCACAGGTCAGATTCTGTGCTAAGGGCCTTAAAAACATAACCTCACTTAAATCTTACTCCCacttttcagataaggaaattgaagcaaaagAACACTTGTCCATATGCTAAACAGACTGGACACTAATTGAGTGGAATGGTAAATAAACTCACTAATGCTATTTAGATTGTTATTTTCTCTCTGCACTATTTTAGAGGACCAAGTAGTgcccccctttccctctcttaaaTGGGGAAACAAAGTCTTGctcatctttttaaacttttccccTACCTAGGTAATAAAACTGCTACTTTGCCcttaaaattaattctttagATGTTCcccaacctattttttttttattttatttattcatttggcagagagagacatcacaagtaggcagaggggcaggcagagagagagggaagcaggctccccgctgagcagagagcccgatgcggggctcaatcccaggaccctgagactatgagctgagctgaaggcaaaggcttaacccactgagccacccaggagccctgcaaCCTTTCTGTTTTATACTATACTTTCACACTATACAAGTCCTCTGTATCTTTCAAAGTGGGGTACTCAGAAACTATCAAAGTACACGATATGAGCAGAAAGTCCAAATTTATTGAGTTCTAATGAGACACTGAGTTATACACAAACTACACAGTCTaatctggaaaaaagaaacagttattTTGTTTACATACTTGATAATTTCTCCATATTCATCccatttaattctttcttctgggGCAGGAAACATAGGGTAAGACTTTTTAGCCTGTTTGAAGAAACTTCCTTTACGACTACCTTCACCTTTCATCATCAGGTCATGTTTAGTCTTGTGAGCCGATGGCTGATCAATGTCTTCCTCAACATCACTCTCATCACTGGAATCTATGTCTGCCCTAAGAAGATTGTAGAATAGATAAAGGTCATCAAGCCCCCACAagattttgaattaatatttacaacattaattttgaattaattcaaTGATAATTTTATTGGATTGGTAATTTTGTAAAATAGCATTAACTGTCAGTTAATAAATACACATTAATACTAGCACTGAAAGTCTCGATGATActcaaaaaaaattctaataacaCAACACACTAAGGCACATCATAATCAGTGAAGgaaaatgcatacacacacacatactacagaggaacaaagaaaacagtgacAGCATTGTCTCAAACTGCCTGCCAGAAACAATGAAGTCTGTAAACTGCTAATCCATATTCCCAGTAAAAATatcattcaaatataaatataatttttccagactaaaaataaacaaaaaaaaaaccagaaaaatctgATGGAGGATATTGCCTGCAGATACGCAGTTCATGAAACAAATATCAAAGGCATTTCTTCAGAGAAGAGAGGATGATACCATGTGGCAGTATGTCCACACAAGGGAGGAATGAGAATAAGAAATTAGAAGTATGTGTGCAAtgtaagtcatttaaaaaaatttctttaaaaaataaaattgattttcttttaaagattttctttatttatttgacagacagagattacaagtagtcagagaggcaggcagggagagaggagtaagcaggctccctgcagagcagagagcttgatgtggggctcgatcccaggaccctgagaccatgacctgagccgaaggcagaggctttaacccactgagccacccaggcacccctaaaattattttaaaaacaaaacaaaacaaaatttgcacTAGAAGAACTTGGCATTCtagcaccatttaaaaatgttcacaaaaataatgaagtcaacagaaaatttaaatacatatttttaatttaaattcaagttagttaacatacagtgtattattaggtTCAGAgtacagtttagtgattcatcagttgcatacaacacccaagGCTTGTCATGTTACttgccctcctgaatgcccaccacccagttaccccattacccttcccatctccccttcagtgaccttcagtttgttccctatagtcaagagtctcttatggtttgtctccctctttatcttatttttccttcccttcccctatgttcatctgttttgtttctcaaagaaaatttaaatattttcaaataaacttttgTATCTTAGAAATAAGTCcttaaattatatgtaatttacataCAAGCTTCTAATCTGTCTGAAAATAACTCACTCTTTTGACTGCTCTAGTTTTTTCGCCGcttctttctttagtttctctttttctaagtATTCTTCTAGTTCTTTCCCTTCAAGCTTCACACGTTTCCTCAACTGAAGAAAAACAGCAGACAGAAGGAAGCATCGTTATCAGGGGTTAGGTGGTGGGGTGTGAGATGTAACACATCTGTGAATTTACCatcttaaatttgaaattattcaaGTTCCCATTACATGCAATTACAGATCCTCCTTAGATTAAGACCAAAATTGAGCTGCCACATTTCTAGGCTGGGTTTAATTTAAACTGGTTAAAAATCAccaatcaggaaaagaaaatacagataagtatttttatgatttggAGTAGGTGAGGCCTACGCAAGACATAAAACCCAAAAGccacaaaggaaaagatgaataaatatggcaacatgaaaaaaaatacatctctttgacatttaaaaatctcataaaattATAGGGAATGGAGAAAATTATCTGCAGCACTACTTGACTATCAGAGGCTCTTTTTTCCTAAGAGCTCTTCCCAATCAGTTAAGAAAAAGATGATCAACACGTCAAAAAAGGACAAATCCATATATAAGCaacttacaaaataagaaaaacaagtaaCCAGTAGCTATGAAAAGATGTCTCATTTTGCCGGTTTttgaaaaatgcaatttttttgaaacataataccagtaagattttatttatttattggggggggtgGACATGAGGAGgcggaaagggagaagcagaatccccactgagtagggaaccctaacgtggggctcaatcccagaaccctgggatcatgacctgaactaaaggcagagacacttaacctagtgagccacacaggcaccctgtaATACCATTGCAATATCTTTTAGATTGGCAATGCTAATTACTATATATCTATGGAAAAATTAGCATGAATATGGTAGAAGGTGATTTGCCATAAAAATGTGCCTGTAAATTTGACACTGCatttctacttctaggaatttatcctacgGAAACAATCCCAAGTGTAAGGAAAAAAGTACAATTGCAGCTATGTTTGTAACagtaaaaaaacaagactcaactTTAAAATCCACCAACATGGGATGATTAAATCAGTAGATCTCTCCAAcattttgatctcaggattgccTTACACTCTTAAATATTACTGAGAACCCCAGAGTTTTTGCGGTTTTTTTGTAGATTACATTTATTAATGTCTACCATATCAGAAATCAAGAatgagaaagttttaaaataactatctgttcactaaaaaataaaatcattgcatAGTAACATTATCCTATCTTTGCAAAAGGTAACTATAttttctaaagcaaaaaaaatattggagagcacggcattattttacatttttgcaagtcTCACTTAACATCTAGCTcaatagaagacagctggatccTCACATCTGCTGAATTCAATCTCCTGCAATATGTTGTTTTGGTTAAAGCATATGAAGAAAATGCAGCCTCACACAGATGTATaattggaaaagggaaaaatatttaaatagccTTTCCATGAATATTCCTTGGTATTACATCAAAACTCAAAAACTGGTGGTTTCTTAAAGATTAGTTGTAACGTGGAATCTGAAACCAACAACTTTTTATGCTGTTATAttaaaatttactcatttctCTTGCACTTTGAATGGCTCTTTTAGCTGAGCACTATTTTGTACCTACAGGCATTGGTTATTTGCAAAATACTAGTGCACCAAGTTACACAGATCTTACCAatgttaacaatattttaaaaatcacatttgcaaatatcaCCACCAATCTCAATCAGCAAAGCCGCCTAAGTTTCAGTTGTCAATCTCACAGTGAGGGgcatccctttttaaaattctaattttcaacTTCGAAGTTTGAATTTTATCAGACTTAGGCAACCAATGCTATCAGTTGTTTTCCTTAGAGTGACAAACTCAACTTAACTCATCTTTGGGGGAGTATCTGCCGAATACCCGGTCTGAATAACCAtgtcattatttcaaataaaaatgggtGTTCCAAGAAAAAAGTGGCCAGTTAACTCAATTACACATGTGGCTTTCCTCGAGGCAAACATCATGTGTTAGTAAACAACACAGGTGCTGTGTGCATACTGCCCATCCTGCCatccagattatttttaaaaaccttttattaaacagatttaataaaattaataactttcaCTGCTTCATTAAGAACATTCTTAAGTGAAATGGACCCTTCTGGAACTTCGTGTGCTGATGTAAGATGTGATGGCTGGGGCAGTGGCTGGTGGCACTGCTGGATTTACGCTGAGGTACCAGCACTTTTCCCACCACTGCTTTGACTTTGCAATGTTAAATGTAGGCACAGTGAAAAAGGCAAACAATATCTTCATATTCCT
This Mustela nigripes isolate SB6536 chromosome 13, MUSNIG.SB6536, whole genome shotgun sequence DNA region includes the following protein-coding sequences:
- the CPSF2 gene encoding cleavage and polyadenylation specificity factor subunit 2, which produces MTSIIKLTTLSGVQEESALCYLLQVDEFRFLLDCGWDEHFSMDIIDSLRKHVHQIDAVLLSHPDPLHLGALPYAVGKLGLNCAIYATIPVYKMGQMFMYDLYQSRHNTEDFTLFTLDDVDAAFDKIQQLKFSQIVNLKGKGHGLSITPLPAGHMIGGTIWKIVKDGEEEIVYAVDFNHKREIHLNGCSLEMLSRPSLLITDSFNATYVQPRRKQRDEQLLTNVLETLRGDGNVLIAVDTAGRVLELAQLLDQIWRTKDAGLGVYSLALLNNVSYNVVEFSKSQVEWMSDKLMRCFEDKRNNPFQFRHLSLCHGLSDLARVPSPKVVLASQPDLECGFSRDLFIQWCQDPKNSIILTYRTTPGTLARFLIDNPSEKVTEIELRKRVKLEGKELEEYLEKEKLKKEAAKKLEQSKEADIDSSDESDVEEDIDQPSAHKTKHDLMMKGEGSRKGSFFKQAKKSYPMFPAPEERIKWDEYGEIIKPEDFLVPELQATEEEKSKLESGLTNGDEPMDQDLSDVPTKCISTTESIEIKARVTYIDYEGRSDGDSIKKIINQMKPRQLIIVHGPPEASQDLAECCRAFGGKDIKVYMPKLHETVDATSETHIYQVRLKDSLVSSLQFCKAKDAELAWIDGVLDMRVSKVDTGVILEEGELKDDGEDSEMQVDAPSDSSVIAQQKAMKSLFGDDEKETGEESEIIPTLEPLPPNEVPGHQSVFMNEPRLSDFKQVLLREGIQAEFVGGVLVCNNQVAVRRTETGRIGLEGCLCQDFYRIRDLLYEQYAIV